The following are encoded together in the Oncorhynchus gorbuscha isolate QuinsamMale2020 ecotype Even-year linkage group LG03, OgorEven_v1.0, whole genome shotgun sequence genome:
- the lrig2 gene encoding leucine-rich repeats and immunoglobulin-like domains protein 2: MAEAWPRPPALFLLLSLSACWEVDSCPAPCSCMRGSDEIQILDCNRKRLSSAPLDPPHGITHLTMNHNDLTTVPYLGEVTSNITTLLLVHNLISELWMHQLQLYISLETLDLSSNSISEIKAGAFPPMQLKYLNLSNNKISVLEPGCFDNISSSLLVLKLNRNRITLLPCKVFRLPQLQFLELKRNKIKIVDSLTFKGMDLLKSLKMQRNGITKLMDGAFFGLNNMEELELEHNNLTEVNKGWLYGLHMLRVLRFSQNAIGIIRPDAWEFCQKLEELDLSFNHLTRLEETAFSGLGLLENLNLGDNSVSHLGEGVFSSLANLRSLDIRDNEISWAIEDSIGVFVGMKKLNTLILQQNKIKSITKKAFEGLEALEHLDLSKNGIMSIHPDSLSHMKLKVFVLNTSSLLCDCQLQWLGPWLTDNHFLQSVSVMCAHPASLLGRNVVSVSLEELVCDDFPKPRITEHPETATALRGTNVTLSCLASSSSDSPMTTAWRKDGEVLYDAEVQNYARYQEGELVYTTVLHLLNVNFTDEGRYQCVVSNHFGANYSNRAKLTVNELPSFLKTPMDLTIRTGTMARLECAAEGHPSPQIAWQKDGGTDFPAARERRMHVMPDDDIFFIANVKTEDMGVYSCTAQNVAGSLSANATLTVLETPSLMRPMEDRTVARGETAVLQCIAGGSPAPRLNWTKDDGPLVLTERHFFAAANQLLIIVDTGPADTGKYTCIMSNTLGTERGHIYLSVSPSPNCDTAGGYDQDGWTTVGIVVIVVVCCVVGTSLVWVIVIYHMRRKSEDYSITNTDELNLPADIPSYLSSQRTLSEPQEGYSNSEAGSHQQLMPPLSNGYVHKGTDGVCYGDTGSEVDTEANGMLHCRVGSLFTGRSSFHPGEPREGLAGVPTGGAGPLVICSDCYDNANIYSRTREYCPYAYLAEDDSLDKSLSGIMAHFPKESYREQHTQHEDTALESLINNQDSSVFLTSHDLTKRLSTALSPPEQHYSTDVPSRLFWGKGEDLSTVPQPGLSQQPVNVHKTPHVSSVGMGGEERSGKGDASLSQSTQDHISASYRTKPQEHTHSPT, from the exons ATGGCGGAAGCCTGGCCCAGACCCCCGGCCCTCTTTTTGTTGTTGAGTTTGAGTGCCTGCTGGGAAGTGGATTCCTGCCCTGCTCCGTGCTCTTGTATGAGGGGATCAGACGAAATCCAAATCCTGGATTGCAATAGGAAAAGGTTGTCCTCGGCCCCTCTGGATCCACCTCACGGGATTACTCATCT CACTATGAATCACAATGATCTGACAACTGTGCCATACCTTGGAGAAGTTACCTCAAACATCACAACACTCTTATT GGTCCACAACCTGATCTCAGAACTGTGGATGCATCAGCTGCAGCTGTACATCTCCTTGGAGACACTTGATCTGTCATCTAACTCTATCTCAGAGATCAAGGCTGGAGCCTTCCCACCAATGCAGCTGAAATACTT GAATTTAAGCAATAACAAGATCAGTGTCCTTGAACCTGGCTGCTTTGACAACATCTCTAGTTCCCTGCTGGTCCTGAAGCTGAACAGGAACAGAATAACACTGCTGCCATGCAAAGTATTCAGGCTTCCCCAGCTGCAGTTTCT GGAATTAAAGCGCAACAAGATCAAGATAGTGGACAGTCTGACCTTCAAAGGGATGGACTTACTGAAATCACTGAAGATGCAGCGGAATGGCATAACTAAGCTGATGGATGGTGCTTTCTTTGGGCTCAACAACATGGAGGAGCT AGAGCTGGAGCACAACAACTTGACGGAGGTCAACAAAGGCTGGCTGTATGGACTGCACATGCTGCGTGTGCTGCGGTTCAGCCAGAACGCCATCGGCATCATCCGACCAGACGCCTGGGAGTTCTGCCAAAAGCTGGAGGAACT AGATCTGTCCTTCAACCACCTGACCCGGCTGGAGGAGACAGCGTTCAGTGGACTGGGTCTTCTGGAGAACCTGAATCTGGGAGATAACTCAGTCAGCCACCTGGGAGAGGGAGTCTTCAGCAGCCTGGCCAATCTGCGCTCACT AGACATACGGGATAATGAGATCTCTTGGGCCATTGAGGACTCCATTGGTGTGTTTGTTGGAATGAAGAAGCTGAACACCTT GATTCTCCAGCAGAACAAGATCAAATCTATCACAAAGAAGGCCTTTGAGGGTCTGGAGGCGCTTGAGCACCT AGACCTGAGCAAGAATGGGATCATGTCCATCCACCCTGATTCTTTGTCTCACATGAAGCTGAAAGTGTT TGTCCTGAACACTAGCAGCCTGCTTTGTGACTGCCAGCTGCAGTGGCTGGGCCCGTGGTTGACTGACAACCACTTCCTGCAGTCTGTCTCAGTCATGTGTGCCCACCCTGCCAGCCTGCTGGGCCGCAACGTTGTGTCTGTCAGCCTGGAGGAGCTCGTCTGTG ATGACTTTCCAAAACCCCGGATCACAGAGCACCCTGAGACTGCCACCGCCCTGCGTGGGACCAATGTGACTCTGAGCTGCCTGGCGTCCAGCAGCAGTGACTCCCCCATGACCACGGCCTGGAGGAAGGACGGGGAGGTGCTGTATGATGCAGAGGTGCAGAACTACGCCCGCTACCAGGAGGGAGAGTTGGTCTACACCACCGTGCTGCACCTGCTCAACGTCAACTTCACAGACGAGGGACGCTACCAGTGTGTAGTTTCCAACCATTTTGGTGCAAACTACTCCAACCGGGCCAAGCTCACAGTCAATG AGCTACCATCCTTTCTGAAGACTCCCATGGATCTGACCATCCGTACAGGCACCATGGCCAGACTGGAATGTGCCGCTGAGGGTCACCCCTCACCCCAGATTGCCTGGCAGAAAGACGGGGGCACAGACTTCCCTGCTGCCCGGGAGAGAAGGATGCACGTCATGCCTGACGATGACATCTTCTTCATTGCCAATGTAAAGACGGAGGACATGGGTGTGTACAGCTGCACAGCCCAGAATGTTGCAGGAAGCCTGTCAGCCAATGCTACACTCACTGTGCTAG AAACGCCGTCCTTAATGCGTCCCATGgaggacaggacagtagctcGTGGGGAGACGGCGGTGCTCCAGTGTATCGCAGGGGGCAGCCCTGCGCCCCGTCTCAACTGGACCAAGGACGATGGGCCCCTGGTCCTTACTGAGCGCCACTTCTTTGCTGCTGCCAACCAGTTGCTCATCATTGTGGACACGGGGCCGGCGGACACCGGGAAGTACACATGTATCATGTCCAACACGCTGGGCACGGAGCGCGGCCACATCTACCTCAGCGTGTCGCCATCGCCCAACTGTGACACGGCCGGCGGCTACGACCAGGACGGCTGGACCACGGTGGGCATCGTGGTGATCGTAGTGGTCTGCTGTGTGGTGGGCACCTCGCTGGTCTGGGTCATCGTCATCTACCACATGCGTCGGAAGAGTGAGGACTACAGCATCACCAACACAGATGAGCTGAACCTGCCGGCAGACATCCCCAGTTACCTGTCCTCTCAGCGCACACTGTCAGAGCCTCAAGAGGGATACAGCAACTCTGAAGCAGGGAGCCACCAACAGCTCATGCCACCACTGTCCAACGGCTACGTCCACAAGGGCACTGACG gtgtgtgttatggtgataCAGGCAGTGAGGTGGACACTGAGGCCAACGGGATGCTACACTGCCGCGTGGGCTCTCTGTTTACGGGACGGAGCAGCTTCCATCCTGGGGAGCCTCGCGAGGGACTGGCTGGGGTGCCTACAG GTGGTGCAGGGCCGCTGGTCATCTGCTCGGACTGCTACGACAACGCTAACATCTACTCTCGAACCCGGGAGTACTGCCCCTATGCCTACCTGGCTGAGGATGACTCCCTTGACAAGAGTCTGTCAGGTATCATGGCCCACTTTCCCAAGGAGTCCTACAGGGAGCAGCACACCCAGCATGAGGACACAGCCCTGGAGAGCCTCATCAACAACCAGGACTCCTCAGTCTTCCTCACCAGCCACGACCTCACCAAGAGGCTGAGCACAGCCCTCAGCCCCCCAGAACAACACTACAGCACCG ATGTTCCCTCCAGGTTGTTTTGGGGCAAAGGAGAGGACCTGTCGACAGTGCCCCAACCAGGTCTGTCTCAGCAGCCAGTGAATGTGCACAAGACTCCCCATGTGTCCTCAGTTGGcatgggtggagaggagaggagtggaaagggggATGCCTCCCTTTCCCAGAGCACACAGGACCACATAAGTGCCTCTTATAGGACTAAGCCTCAAGAGCACACCCACTCCCCCACATAA